The sequence below is a genomic window from Lolium perenne isolate Kyuss_39 chromosome 4, Kyuss_2.0, whole genome shotgun sequence.
AAACACAAAAGCCGACCATATCCCAAAAGATCCACCAGATACATGACTCCACGCGCCCTCCACAGTGCTAGACGTACCGCCGCAGCAAGGGTAGGTCTGGGAGGAACTTATTCCAACTTCACAATATAGTCGCCACCGACTCACCATCCCGCAGAAGacaccaaaaataatccaaaaaaggaATCGAAGCTCCCTATCGGCGATGAACCATGGTTCGCCACATCTCCAAGGGCCCAATTCCATCGGAGACGACGCGAATTGATGACGTCGCCGATGAGGAGAATGAAACGCTAGACGGATTTGTGGCCACCGCCTCCTGGTGGCTTCTGAGCTGCTCTCACTTACCTGTTTAATGCGTTGCATGATCAAGCATTTTTTGAAGAATCGTATTTCTAGGCCTATTATATTTTAAATTAGCGGATATCCTTGTCCCATGTGTTTTAAAATTGAAAAGTGTAACCCTCAATAATACCACTATTTTATGTGACCCGCTTATAAATTTCCTAGGATTTGCCAATCAGATTTAATACAAGAACGCATAATAAAGGCGTAAAGAAAATTCCTCTGTGATTGTGAGGGCATTCTGGTCAATTGCCCTTTACGTTTCCCACCGACCGACGGCCTCCTTTCCTGCCAAGCATTCAAACCCCAGGCGCACTCCACGGGTACACAAAACACCAGGCCAGTGGCAGGACAGTAAATACCTGCAAACCACAGTGTCATTTCCCCGTCTCGCTCCCCGGTCATTTAAACCCCGCATTCCCCACTTGTCCCTTTTCCTCCCGTCCATTTCCTGCACTCGCTGCTTGCAACTGCCCCACGGAAGAAAAAAAAGTATTCGCAGAACAAAAATTCTCCGTTGTTTCCGAATTTTCGATCCAGTCCGCGCGCCGCCGGATCGGATGCCGGAAgcggaggccgccgccgccgtatcCGGTAAGGCATTCGCTCGCCGCGAGTTTTTTTCCCGGTTGTTTTTCGGTGCGGTCGCCGGGTGGTAGCTTGCTTCAGCTCTAAGCGTCAGGGCGGAAGGGGCCGGTGAGCGGGCGCTGTCGCCTCTGGTTCTTCTGGAATCTGGATCCGCGCCCTGTCGCTTCGGTTTTCTGCGAACCGTGGGGGAGTTGCGTTGCCTGGATCTCTCTCGGGCTCTGAGTTTCTGTTTTTGCCGAGGATTGGGGTTTTGGATCCGGGGGCACCCGTAGTTCGGTTAGAAACTTCGCATTTCTGATTTAGCGCCCTCAGTGCTAGGTCTGGTAgccagggtggaagatctgttctGATGGTACTCGAATTTCGGTTGAACTTGTTTCAGCGTTTTGATCTCTCATCTGCGATTCCGGTTGCGTGACTGGCAGTGGATGCAGTCATTTAGTGTTTGGTCAAGCTCGTCGCACGCGATGCAGGTGTATTTGTTAACTTGATGTTTTAGTGCTAGAAGGCCATAAGTTTGTATCTGATTTGGGAACATGATGAAGCGGAATGAATGCCTTTTAATAAGTGTGTGGTGGGTTGGGCAATGCATCCAGCATCTGCTTGCCCTACACTTGGTTGCTTCCTTGACGCTGAAAGTGACATACCTGTGTATTGGTGGCATGGAACAGATAATTTGTTATGGATATTGGCATGTTGGCGTTTACGTCCTTGGCATTAGCATGTTCGTTCTTCTTTGTGATCTGTCCCCTTTTGCAAGGTTGGTGATGCTTGTGCTGATTTTCCTGTTGTTTCCAGGTCTTTGAAGTGCACGAGGAGCTGACCCCATCTGGAGAAATCCTAGTGTAGGAGTCGGTGCCTATTTGAGTGTTTTGTCGCCTCCGTAGTTGTAGGCAAAATGGACGGGGAAGTTGCTAGCAACGTGGCGCTTGATTCTGCTGTGTTCCATGTGAACTTAACCAAAAACAGGTGAAACACTGTTTTGCCATTCACCAGATTTTCCTTGCTGCATTGAGCTGAAAACTGCATTTCATGGATACGCCATACTGAGCCTTTCAATCTGATATATATCTTGACTCAATACTGTTTTGTGAAACTTTTCTGTCTCCAGGTATGAGGCAATTGCTTGTAGCGAAGAGAGTGCTGAATCGGTAGCATCTGGTCCTTTTGATCAACTAGTACTGCACTTGGAAGATGCCAAAAACTTCCAATCTCGTTCATCAAGTGGCTCATTTAAGCTGTTATTGGCTGGAGATGCAAGACGCTCTACCTGGTTCACAAAATCCACCTTAGAGAGGTATTGCACCTGGACCTTGTTCTAGTTCCAGTCTACCTGGTTCACAAAGTCCAAATGTTACAGTTATAATATTTACTAAATTGAGCATCCGTACCACTCTACCAGATTCCTTCATATCATAAATTCGCCCGATGCACCAAAAACAGCGAATGGAATTTTACAGGAGATGTCTCAGCTGGAGGAAACCAGAAAATTTCATGATTCTCTTTACTCCAAGGTATCACTAGTTAGCCCGAAAATAAGTAAACCATGTACCTTAGCTAAGTTTGATTGCATATTTAAGTCCAGATTGTATCTAAAAGAAGCAGCAGATGCCGTAAATAATAAAATGTATCTGTTTATGTAGGAGCAACAAAGTCTTATGGGTGGTGCTCTTACAGGTATGTTTAAAGAAACTTTTGCTTTTCCATTGTTATTTGTACATGAAAACCGTCACAACCTTTCAGTTTGTATGCACTATGGCTTCTGTCCCCATTTTATGAAGTTTATCTAATTTGATATTTGGTTTGTTTTTCATGCCATCTTTAGTGATGCAGAGTGGACATTTCAAGAACAACTTAGCTGTATTCTTAGAGGCCCATTAGTCATTCCCTTGTTAAAAAATGATTCCTGGTGGTGATGGATTTGTGTCAGTGTTTACTTGGTGACTTCAATTCCTTCACTATAGTTGGTGACATTAGTTCCTTGAGTATTATGTTGGTAATTTTAGCGAACATTTGCGATTTGATACCAATAGCAATAAGCTAGCAAACCACTACTTTGTTGGCGCATTGAGCCAATTGCCATATTTTCCTGAATCTGTCCTTGTTTCTTGCTAGTTGCCATACACAACCAGCTCTTAAATTGTACCCATGATTCTTATGCTTATCACTGAAATAAATACAGTTGGCAGCTCAAattctactccctccggtctgaAAAAACTGTCGACCAAGAGATTTTGCAAAAAGACCCTCAAAGTTTGTTGTTCTTAACCCTCACTCCACCTTCTCCCTCCTCCTGCACCAAATTCTGGCTCGCACGGACGCGACCTATGGTCCTCCGCCGCGCTCCCGCCGTCCTGACACCAGCACCTTCTCCTCGACCGTGCTCGCCACCAGAACCTCTGCCGCGCTCCCGCCGTCCCGACACCAGCACCTCCTCCTCGGCCGCTTATATGGCGCATAACCCCCAAAACGGCGCCCCCATAGCGAACCCTAGATCCCAAGATCCCGGCAAGCGGGCGCCGCCGCATGCTTCCCTCCTGCTCCAGCAGGTACTCCTCCTCCAGCCCCATCTCCGGCTGACCGTCCTCCGACACCCCACCTCCAAGGCCGGCCTCCCTTGCCATCCACAGCTACAGATCGAGGAGTTGCAGCATGTATGTGCAACCGAGAGACGTGTTCGTATCCACGGCCATCGATTAATCATTAACGTAAGGGCTTAATTGCAAAACATAATTGTACTAGGCTCCCGACATTTTTTtatgatcggagggagtaataataaTCCATTGTACGCAGCCAGTTCTTCCAAAGATTCGTCTACACCTTCTATTGGGAATCTGCTTGTTTATACTCATTTTCTCCTTCTTGGCACAATATACCAAACCCTAGCCTGTGGCATTTGGCCTGGaacaaaaaaaattctcaaatatTATATCGGGGCTGTTGAAAAGTTTCACACCAACTTTTTGCATGCTTGCTAATGCACATGAAAGTACTGTATTAATAAAGATAGGCACTGAAAATTATAGGGAACTATATCATCAGGGATATTTAGTTATAATTTACAAGAAAATTCTGCACATTGCAAGGGGCGCATATCTTCCTCACTGAATGTCTTATTCTAGCTTATATTGGTACAGTGCGTAATTTATGACGACATTTTATCTTTGCAGGAGGTCTCTTCAGTACCATTGGCATACCACAACAGGTGATTTCCTTTTGTGAAAAGCTTCCAATTATTTTATATGTATGCATTTTTATGTTTCATTTGCTTACATTTTAGTTCTTAAAATTACTTTCAGGGAAATGTTGGCCCAAACTCCTCCGTGGCTACAAAGTAAAGCCTTTTCCTTTTCCGGCTACTCAATTTCGCCCTTCCTTTAATTGACATTTTTATAATTGAATGCGCAAGGAATGAATTACTTCGAGCACTGGATTTGAGGCTGTCAGCACTGAAAGAAGAGATCCTGGTCTTATTGAGTCGAGCAGTTGGCTCTAATTTGTCAAATAAAGAAATATCAAATTTGTCTACTTTTGTTCAGCATTTCGGGACATCAGAGTTTAGGTATGACACAAGATTATTATAGATTTGTATCCTTGTTTTTGTATGTACAATCAGAAAGTGCATATCATTCTACTATCTGATCCTCTGTGACACTCATAAAGCTGCCCAACTTCTTTTCTTGTAATTAGCTTGCTTTTGAGAACATCTTTTTCATAGCTTTTCCATTATGTGATACAAGAAGCTAATGGTTGGTGTTTGTCCTTTTTCTTAGTTGGTTGATGCGTTGCCTACTGTTGATCCGGGATTGCCAGCCCTCTGTGCTCGCTCAACAGAAAGATTCCACTGCTGAGCGACATGATGATGCACTTGAGGTTCGCGATATCAGCTCCCACACCAATATCCAGAGACCTATTACCAATAATGTCTCTCCAGCAAAGCTTGCACAAGTTGAACGTAAAATGTCAATGGAAAGCGATGATTCCTCCGAGTCCAGTGATGAAGAGGAGCCTGTTGTTGAAAGAAGCCGGCCTCTTATGAGATCTGCCTCTCCTAGGAGGTCTGCTTCTCCAATGAGAAGGGTTCAAATTGGGAGATCGGGATCTCGTCGGTCAACGCCAATTGCCATCAAGAGCCTCAGCTACTTCCCTCCTAGCCAGAGAGTTGCTTTGGACAAAGATGACGAAAGCAGCTGCAATGGTGAAACGGACCAGCCGCCAAGGAGATCTGacaacaacataagaaggatgagCGTGCAAGACGCAATTAGCCTTTTTGAGAACAAGCAAAAGGGTCCGAATCCGGATTCTGAAAGTAAGAAAGCTGGCTTGGTTGCTACCAAATCAGTACTACGCAGGTGGAGTTCAGGAATGGGTGACTCTTTGAATAGTAGTATGTCAGAAGAAAAAACCTCAGATTCTACATCTCAAACTAAATCCAACAGTATGGCTCCTAACGAAGAGAAGAATGAAGCGGAATTACAGGTCGAGACAGATGCAGCGCCAAGCAGTGTTGTCGCACCCGAGGTAGGAAGTTACGATGGCGATGGTCATGGCATCGCAGGGTCAGAAATGGAAAATATGGTGTCACACCATACAAATATTTCTTCTGAGCATTCTGGACAGGAGTCAAACAGTGACAGGGCAATGGCCTCTGCTGAGTGGAACCGTCAGAAGGAAGCCGAACTTAACCAAATGTTAATGAAAATGATGGAGGTCATGCCTGGAAAATTCGCAGGAGCCAATGTCACTGCTGCTGGGCTCATTTCTGCAAATGAGAAGAAAGGTGGACAGCAAAGAGAGAAGCGAGACACAAAAGTTCGCACCGAGAAAGGTGGAAAGCGACCAGCAAAGGAGGCGAACACCAAGCTCTTAAAGGAATCAGTTGGCCAGAACACCAAGCCCCTCAAGGAACAGAACAAAGCAGCAGTTACCCCGAAAGCCAGCACCATAACAGAGAAACGTAATTCACCTGTTCCTCAAAGGCCCCGGAGAAATTCGTCACCTCCAGTCTTGCCAAAGGAAGTGGCATCAAAGACACCAGCCAAAAGGAGTTCCCCAAAACCATCACCTGCACCAGCTACCCGTAGTTCATGGTCTGGGTCTCTTACTAAAGCAACTACTAGTACTGCACAGAAAACTAAGAGCTCTCCTGGAGCGGCTTCAACATTGACGCCAACTAGCCGGAGAAGGGCCGTGACAACACCACCATCATCTCAGCCGGTGTCAAAGGTGGAAAAAACCCTTCATCCAGTGAAGAACAAGAAAGAACCCGTGACTGCCGCAAAGCCAGCCATTAAggtgcatgaagagaagaagacaAGGACATCAACAAAGCCGAGCAGAGTGCCTAAAAGTTCACCTGCTTCAGAAGAAAAATCAAGTGCAACAACAAAGTCAAGCTTGTACAACAAGGTCCCCAAAAAAAGCAGTGTTGTACCACTAGAATCCAAACCTGTGAAGAAAGCCACTGGGATTAGTCAGGGTGTTGGTTCTGTTGCTGTTAAGACTAAGGTGCTGCAGCTATGTGACTCTCCGAAGGACATTGGAAGTGTTACCCAAGTAGAAGATAAGGAGGAATCTCCTGTGACAACCGAGCCAACTACCAAGGTACCCGAGGCTGTTCTTGCTCAACCAGCACATGATGTTGATGAAAATATAGAAATTTCCCTCGATAATGACTTGAATATTGAAAAAACAGAAAACACGGGCTCGAGTGTAACTGCGCCAGAAACGGGCTCCAGTGACAAGGTTGAGCCCTCTGTCATTGAGGTCAAACCTCTTGACGAGGACATGGACATCTCATCAGCTGCCTGGGTAGAAGTAGAACATCAAGAAGTTACTGATGTGGGTGAAAGTGTGACAGGCGAGGATGTCACCTCACCAGCAATCGAACCATTGCCATCATCAAGCCCAAAAATCCGACATTCATTGTCACAAATGTTGCAAGCAGATAGCAACGAACCAGAAATTATTGAGTGGGGAAATGCTGAAAACCCACCTGCAATAGTTTTTCATAAAGATTCTCCAAAGGGATTCAAGAGACTTCTAAAATTTGCTCGGAAAAACAAAGGAGACAACActaatggctgggcaagctcatcGGTAGTTTCTGACGGAGAAGATGAACAAGAAGAATCTGGTGCTAGTGATGGTGCAAATTCGAGCAGGAGAACTTTTGATGGTTCCAAGACTAATAGCATCTTGTCAGGTACCTTTTCCAGATATAATCCAGCTGGGGTTTTACATTGTACATAATGCATTTTTTTGCAGAAAGAATCTCAATACCAAGATTGCTTTGGCGCCTAAACCAGTTTTGCATTCTTGGTTCCTTCCAAAATGGTTATTCACATCACAACTTTGCCATGGCAAAATGTAGCATCTTTTGAAGACAGTATAATTCTGGAAATGCAAATGCACATAAAAGGAACAATAATGCATTTCTGTGTATAAATAAATAATAGAGTACCTGTTGCCAGAAACCTGTCCCTCTATATTTGTCGTGTGCATTTTCCTATGCTCACCTTACCTATTTTTTAGGTTTTACATTTTTCAGTTTCAGCATTCGCATAAACCTAAACCTTATATTTTTCCAGCTCAATCAACCACCAGCAGCTTCAATGCCACCAGCTCAGATAGGCTACGAGACAGGCCTGCAGCCGCGCCATCAACTAAAGGCTAGTTCCTTTTACCCAAAACTATCTACGGTCACTTTCATCTACCGTTAATATACCTCTAATACATTTGTGCCTCTCTGTACCTACAGCATCAAGATCATTCTTCTCCCTCTCAAACTTCCGGAGCAGCAAGACCAATGAGTCAAAGCTTCGATAGCATGCCTTGTTATACATTGATAGTTGACCCCTCCCAAGTAGATGTACAAATGGTTTGAGGTGATTGATTGTTTGGACGGAGCCAGGTTGTTGTGTCTCGTTCTGTTTTCCTGCTGTTTGATATAGCCTCTTACTAGTCATCCCCATATCATTACTTTCCTGATTGTCTTTCTGTACATCGTTTAAGTattcttttttcttttcctgtTGTTTGAGATGACGGGTATGTTTCCTTGTTATCATGACTGATAACTGCCTCTAAGTGAAAGATGTAACTGGATTGAGTTTGATGTATGCCTATCAGGCAGCTTGTGTTGAACTGATGATCTTACCTCCCAGCCATTGGTGCTGGGAACCAATGAGCCTGAGATACATCCTTTCGTGCTGGGAAACAATGAATCTGAGATAAACCCAGAACTCACAGGCATATCTCACTTAACTTTTGAGCATGTTAAGCATCAGCCTGAAAACTTTCGGTTTGTTTCACTCGATTACCATGAAAGCCTTCCAAAGAAATGAACCTGTCAAAAAGAGGTTCGAAATAAGGGCAGGCGACCTTACCATGGACGAGCAGATTGTCAGATATAGAGGTGGACGTTTATTTACTAGTACACACAAGCATGTCACCGATTACTGGAATCGGTTCGGTCCATAAGATAACTTGGACATCTATGTAGCAGCGACTAGCAGAAAGGGAAATCAAATTCACTCATATTCCTATGTACGATCTGCAGATGAAGCACTAAGATATGGGGCCGCCGAGACTTCGATGAGAGTTTGCTCATAGTGATCAGGGGCCTCAAAACCATGGAGGTTCATGACTGTTGCCGCAACGTTAGCGAGCCCAGCATCCGTAAGGTCTTTCCGGAATCGAGCCCCTGACGCAAGCCCTGGACCTCCAATGGCGATGGGGACCTGCAGGCGGTAACAGTGAAAATGAGAACCCTGCACTTCTGCTGTTCTGCATCCTGGACAGGGCGTCTGAGGAAACAAGCAGTGTACTTACTGGATTCAGGGTATGTGAAGTAAGTGGCTGAACATTTCCATCTTTGTCGCGAATTGGTTTCCCATATTTATCTCTTTTCGCCATGTCCTCGGCATTGCCATGGTCAGCGGTGACCACGAAGATGCCACCCTCTTGCTCGATGGCGTCAAGAATAATCTGAATGAAAGAAATTTGTGTCAATCATAAGCACATCATTTCATACAGTGGCATGGACTGTGAAGATGATATACCTTGACGGCTTCATCAGCGGCCTTGCAACCAATGATGGTAGCTTCAAGGTCACCCGTGTGGCCAACCATATCTCCATTGGGGATGTTTACCCTCACCTACAAGACGACCACATCAGTGTTTGAGCTGTTACTCTTCAGTACCACTCCTTAGTTGCTACTAGCAGTTAGCGCAGAGTGTTTTTCTGTGTTGTACATATGCATAATTATGCTTAAGGATCTCATTTCGCCCAGTACCTGATCAAATTTTCCACTTAGGATGGCATCCTTTGCCTTCTCTGCAACTTCCATGGCCTTCATTTTTGGCTGTTCATTGAAGGGTATGCCACTGTCACTTGGAATTTCTTCGTATTTTTCCAAGTTTGGGTTGAAGTAGCCAGACCGATTCCCATTCCAGAAAAAGGTGACATGACCAAATTTGACAGTCTCGCTGAAGATCAAAATGAAAATAGTTGCTCAGGTGCCAGAATATTCAAAGCTTGAAGAATATTCAGAAATAGAGGGTATTGATAGGACAAAGTACAATAGCGCACCTGCAAGCATATGTGCGTATGCCATTGTGGGCTAAGTACTCACCGGACGTCCTCTCTATCTCCGGTGGAGCAACAAGGTAATGGCTTGGAAGTTTCAGTTCGCCATCATACTGAAGCATACCAGCATAGCGGATCTTGGGGAACCTAACACGGTCAAATTGGTCGAAAGTCTCGTACTCTAGAGCCTTCGCAAGCATCACCATGCGATCAGCTCTGAAGTTGAATGTCACAACTGCATCTCCATCCATTATAGGCCCGACCGGCTTTCCactttcatcaacgacaacaaaAGGGGGTAAATACTGATCGTTGGCCTTTGGAACCTCCCTGAGCGTTTTCACAGCGTCAAGGGCATTTTGAAACTTATGGGGGGCTTCACCAAGAACCTGCGCATCCCAACCACGCTTCACAACTTGCCAATCATTCTGCATAAAAAATAGGGGCACATTTGCAAGAACTTAGGCATGGGCAGGAAGTGGTGAAGAAAGTCACATTTTGGAGACCATCAAAAAACAAAAAGGCTGAGGGTTTTACCTCATAACGGTCCATGGTAACATACATCCTGCCTCCACCAGATGCAACTCTTGCATCAACTCCCTTCTCTCGTAACTTAGCTAGATCATTCTCAAGCGCTTCCACGAATGCGACACTGCTGCCATCCAATACATCACGCCCATCGGTAAGGATATGAACCCGTATCCTTTTTGCACCATGTTCACTAGCACCTTTCAGAAGCAACTGCTAGAGCCAAAGCATTATCAACAGCGTCGGAATGATGAACTCTGTTGAGTGAAAAGCAATGGTGTTTTACCTGCAGCTGGTCAATCCTTGAGTGTACTCCTCCATCGCTTAGCAAACCAATGAGGTGCAGTGTGCCCGTCTCAAAGGACTGCTGGATGTACTTGAACCCTTCCCCCTCGTATATCTTCCCAGAGGCGAGCGCCAGATCTACCAGTTTTGCACTGCACGTTGTGGCCAAGTGATCAGTAACTCGGCTTAAGTACTTCTCAGAAGTGCCCCTAACTTTAATTTATCCAGGCACTTTTCAAAAGACCCTAGAAAAATCAACCGTGACCGTCAGAAGCTGCACACCATTTGTATGCCATTGAAATGTGTTTAGAAAGCATCCTAATTAGTAGTACTTCCTAGTTGTGCTGGAATCATACATGATCTTTATGCGCGCACACACGGCAGAAAGCATCCTAATTAGTATTTCCTAGTATTGCTGAAATCATACATGATCTTTATGCGCCCACACGGCATCGCACATTCACATTCACACACACACGACTGCGCGTCTTCTACATACGCTAGAAAAAATGTCGTTGATGAAAGTGGAAAGCCGGTCAGGCCTATAATGGATGATTTTATTCATTATGGCATGTCGCATTCCAAgacttaaggcttatattatggCATGTCAAAGCTTGAGGCATTTTGCCTGTACTATGGCATGTCACATCAATCCTAGCtagtacctccatcccaaagcttaaggatttttttaaagtcaaaccaagtaaagtttgaccaaagttttagaataatctatcaacaaacatgatattttgtagatacaatatgaaaatatatttcattatctatctagtgATATTGAATTTATATTTTACATGATAataatttttggtaaaaacttagtcaaacttgacatagtttgattttctaaaaataatacAAGCCTTATGCtttggaatggaggtagtagGAATTAAACCAAGGTGGACAAGACATCCACATGCCCATCCGTTTGGTCATACTCCCGTGTCCAAGAAAATTGACGTATTGGTGTTctgattttattttcatattagtAATGAAGTGTCAATGTGTTACTTTTGGCATCCAAAACTTAGATTGCCACCTTATAACCATATAAATGAACAAGCCCCTTGCATGGTTTCATCAATTTTTCAGGATAAACTGCAAATCTGATTATTCTTTCTAGATAGACAACAGACACGAAGCAGATCAGTGGATAGTGGTGTTACCCCTGGGCGTATATCTGGCCGGCTCCGAGGGCGTTGTGGCCGACCTCGCTGTTGCCCATGTCATCGTCCGTAGGCAGCCCCACCGCCGTCCCGTGAGCTTTGATCAGCCTCCACCGCTCCGGAGCACCCTGCGGCGCGGCGCGAACGCAAGCAGAAGAGACATAGTTAACCAGTAGGATCACACGCACGCACATGAGCCGGTGAACTGGTCAGGTCACGCACGCACCTTCTTGAGGGCGTCCATGGTGGGGGTGTCGGCGACGTGGATGCAGTTGAAAGGGTCCGGCGGCGCCTCGCCCCAGCCGTCCAGCACCACCACGCCCACCACTTTCCCTTTCCCCATCCTCGGGTGGTCCGCCAGCTTCCACGGCATCGCCATGGTGCGTCGGGGAGCTGTCTGATCAGAAGTCAGTTCCTGAAGCAGGAGCAGAGCGCCGAAACAGGGGAAGTGTTTTGCTGGGTCTTGGCCTTCTGGGAGAGGGGCTGGAGAGATTGCCAAGTTTCCTACTAGTACATGCTCGCTTCCTCTCGAACAGTCTGGGCGCGACGAGGCTGCAGGGAGAGGTACAAGTGTCAAGCTAGGTGTTCTTTGTTTAGTTCTTTCTTGTGACGTGCTGGTCCGCCGCTGAACTACTACGTGACAGTATGACGCGAACACATGGCGAATGGAGTAAATTCCACGACGCAAACCAAGCAGCCCTACCTGAACTTCCGTATCAATTTCGCAATTTCGTTCGACGGTCGAAATCGTCATGAGGTACTATGTGTTGCCATTTTCATCCAAACATTCATGCGTATCCCAATTCAAATAGTCCAAAACAGTCTAGCTGACTCTCAGCGTGCACCCGTTAGTTGTTGCCATCGTCTTCTGTGAACCCATCTTTAGAATGATGATCTACACACTGATCTTGTTAGATCTTTCGTTGATGCCACCACAATGCCAGATAGTGCGCGGATCCAATATCACGCGTCCACGGATGAGACCCCGCACCCGCAGCACCATATCGCCAAACTCGTCGTTGTCGATGCGCTAGAAACAACACTACTCCACCGCAAAACCAGCTACTGGTCCCTCGGGGCGGTGCACATCTCCAAGAATGATGCCCCCAAGGGGGAATGGCGTAG
It includes:
- the LOC127347502 gene encoding uncharacterized protein isoform X2 — protein: MDGEVASNVALDSAVFHVNLTKNRYEAIACSEESAESVASGPFDQLVLHLEDAKNFQSRSSSGSFKLLLAGDARRSTWFTKSTLERFLHIINSPDAPKTANGILQEMSQLEETRKFHDSLYSKEQQSLMGGALTGGLFSTIGIPQQGNVGPNSSVATKNELLRALDLRLSALKEEILVLLSRAVGSNLSNKEISNLSTFVQHFGTSEFSWLMRCLLLIRDCQPSVLAQQKDSTAERHDDALEVRDISSHTNIQRPITNNVSPAKLAQVERKMSMESDDSSESSDEEEPVVERSRPLMRSASPRRSASPMRRVQIGRSGSRRSTPIAIKSLSYFPPSQRVALDKDDESSCNGETDQPPRRSDNNIRRMSVQDAISLFENKQKGPNPDSESKKAGLVATKSVLRRWSSGMGDSLNSSMSEEKTSDSTSQTKSNSMAPNEEKNEAELQVETDAAPSSVVAPEVGSYDGDGHGIAGSEMENMVSHHTNISSEHSGQESNSDRAMASAEWNRQKEAELNQMLMKMMEVMPGKFAGANVTAAGLISANEKKGGQQREKRDTKVRTEKGGKRPAKEANTKLLKESVGQNTKPLKEQNKAAVTPKASTITEKRNSPVPQRPRRNSSPPVLPKEVASKTPAKRSSPKPSPAPATRSSWSGSLTKATTSTAQKTKSSPGAASTLTPTSRRRAVTTPPSSQPVSKVEKTLHPVKNKKEPVTAAKPAIKVHEEKKTRTSTKPSRVPKSSPASEEKSSATTKSSLYNKVPKKSSVVPLESKPVKKATGISQGVGSVAVKTKVLQLCDSPKDIGSVTQVEDKEESPVTTEPTTKKTRARV
- the LOC127347502 gene encoding uncharacterized protein isoform X1; translated protein: MDGEVASNVALDSAVFHVNLTKNRYEAIACSEESAESVASGPFDQLVLHLEDAKNFQSRSSSGSFKLLLAGDARRSTWFTKSTLERFLHIINSPDAPKTANGILQEMSQLEETRKFHDSLYSKEQQSLMGGALTGGLFSTIGIPQQGNVGPNSSVATKNELLRALDLRLSALKEEILVLLSRAVGSNLSNKEISNLSTFVQHFGTSEFSWLMRCLLLIRDCQPSVLAQQKDSTAERHDDALEVRDISSHTNIQRPITNNVSPAKLAQVERKMSMESDDSSESSDEEEPVVERSRPLMRSASPRRSASPMRRVQIGRSGSRRSTPIAIKSLSYFPPSQRVALDKDDESSCNGETDQPPRRSDNNIRRMSVQDAISLFENKQKGPNPDSESKKAGLVATKSVLRRWSSGMGDSLNSSMSEEKTSDSTSQTKSNSMAPNEEKNEAELQVETDAAPSSVVAPEVGSYDGDGHGIAGSEMENMVSHHTNISSEHSGQESNSDRAMASAEWNRQKEAELNQMLMKMMEVMPGKFAGANVTAAGLISANEKKGGQQREKRDTKVRTEKGGKRPAKEANTKLLKESVGQNTKPLKEQNKAAVTPKASTITEKRNSPVPQRPRRNSSPPVLPKEVASKTPAKRSSPKPSPAPATRSSWSGSLTKATTSTAQKTKSSPGAASTLTPTSRRRAVTTPPSSQPVSKVEKTLHPVKNKKEPVTAAKPAIKVHEEKKTRTSTKPSRVPKSSPASEEKSSATTKSSLYNKVPKKSSVVPLESKPVKKATGISQGVGSVAVKTKVLQLCDSPKDIGSVTQVEDKEESPVTTEPTTKVPEAVLAQPAHDVDENIEISLDNDLNIEKTENTGSSVTAPETGSSDKVEPSVIEVKPLDEDMDISSAAWVEVEHQEVTDVGESVTGEDVTSPAIEPLPSSSPKIRHSLSQMLQADSNEPEIIEWGNAENPPAIVFHKDSPKGFKRLLKFARKNKGDNTNGWASSSVVSDGEDEQEESGASDGANSSRRTFDGSKTNSILSAQSTTSSFNATSSDRLRDRPAAAPSTTASRSFFSLSNFRSSKTNESKLR
- the LOC127323406 gene encoding 2,3-bisphosphoglycerate-independent phosphoglycerate mutase; protein product: MAMPWKLADHPRMGKGKVVGVVVLDGWGEAPPDPFNCIHVADTPTMDALKKGAPERWRLIKAHGTAVGLPTDDDMGNSEVGHNALGAGQIYAQGAKLVDLALASGKIYEGEGFKYIQQSFETGTLHLIGLLSDGGVHSRIDQLQLLLKGASEHGAKRIRVHILTDGRDVLDGSSVAFVEALENDLAKLREKGVDARVASGGGRMYVTMDRYENDWQVVKRGWDAQVLGEAPHKFQNALDAVKTLREVPKANDQYLPPFVVVDESGKPVGPIMDGDAVVTFNFRADRMVMLAKALEYETFDQFDRVRFPKIRYAGMLQYDGELKLPSHYLVAPPEIERTSGEYLAHNGIRTYACSETVKFGHVTFFWNGNRSGYFNPNLEKYEEIPSDSGIPFNEQPKMKAMEVAEKAKDAILSGKFDQVRVNIPNGDMVGHTGDLEATIIGCKAADEAVKIILDAIEQEGGIFVVTADHGNAEDMAKRDKYGKPIRDKDGNVQPLTSHTLNPVPIAIGGPGLASGARFRKDLTDAGLANVAATVMNLHGFEAPDHYEQTLIEVSAAPYLSASSADRT